The region CTCAATTAACGCTCGAGTTGATGCATAGTTACTTAAGATATCATTTTCTGGCATTGAAGATTTGATTCCATGAATAAACATGAAACCAAACTCTCCCGCCATAAAACGATTTCCATTATAAATTTTATTATTAATAATAATTCCGCCGCCAACACCTGTTCCAATTGTTAAACAAACAATATTATCGTATCCTTTTCCATTACCGAGTGTATGTTCCGCAATTGTTGCACAATTTGCATCATTTTCAACTGTTACGAAAAGATTATACTTTTCTTCAAAATATTTCTTTATGTTTAGACCATTGAATCCATCAATAATATTGCCTGACTCGATCACACCTAACTTTGTATTTACAAATCCAGGACTACTAATCGTAACACCTATAATGTCATAACGCATTTTATAATCCTCAATGACACGGCACATTTCCTTCAAAACATCTTGTCCATTATGAATATTTGTTTTAAAGTAACTCTTCTCTAGAATTTGTTTGTCGATACTTAAAACGGCGTATTTAACATTGGTTCCTCCGATATCAAAACAAACAATTGATTTCAAGATTTAGA is a window of Turicibacter sanguinis DNA encoding:
- a CDS encoding ROK family protein, producing the protein MKSIVCFDIGGTNVKYAVLSIDKQILEKSYFKTNIHNGQDVLKEMCRVIEDYKMRYDIIGVTISSPGFVNTKLGVIESGNIIDGFNGLNIKKYFEEKYNLFVTVENDANCATIAEHTLGNGKGYDNIVCLTIGTGVGGGIIINNKIYNGNRFMAGEFGFMFIHGIKSSMPENDILSNYASTRALIEKTVNELGEEIDGVELFKRAALGNEICQHNIDKFYDSLAMAIYNICYILNPDKVLIGGAISQQDGLIKEITKRVSSYTPSFSSDLTDYVKIDRCKFLNDAGLMGSYCNFITQYKLD